In Dioscorea cayenensis subsp. rotundata cultivar TDr96_F1 unplaced genomic scaffold, TDr96_F1_v2_PseudoChromosome.rev07_lg8_w22 25.fasta BLBR01001193.1, whole genome shotgun sequence, a single genomic region encodes these proteins:
- the LOC120255775 gene encoding aldehyde oxidase GLOX1-like isoform X3 encodes MGREEKNDTLYVYQIEKHSSRDPSYKVYELDDVFCGALPQNGGKFKVLRRNIGISAMHVALLPNDKLIIFDRTDFGLSNISLPAGRCRDDLNEQAVKHDCSAHSIEFNPKTHSVRPLTVLTDTWCSSGVVSADGVLIQTGGFNDGDHSVRYFSPCDTCDWEEIKNGLILKRWYASNALLPDGRIIVVGGRARFDYEFIPKASVYDLPFLRQTKDSSENNLYPFLHLLPDGNLFVFANTKSIVLDFKTNKVVREFPEIPGNAARNYPSSGSSVLLPLLLNNSEDINGIKAEIMICGGAEPSSNSKAMKGEFLPADDTCGRLVVTEKSPEWEMERMPMSRVMGDMVLLPTGDILIINGAGKGTAGWCMGREPVLHPVLYSPENKMFKVMDPTTIPRLYHSTAHLLSDGRVMVGGSNPNIKYEFSGVLFPTELSLEAYSPPYLFRGGRPRIVMVEPGLELRHGQRITLGFKVERGGGDKEVKVTMVVPGFTTHSFTMNQRVLVLKVVAVNKISGESYAVDAFVPAAAVVAPPGYYLLHVVHGGVPSRGKWVKIK; translated from the exons GTTTTTTGTGGAG CTCTCCCTCAAAATGGCGGGAAATTTAAGGTGCTCCGGCGAAACATTGGTATCTCAGCCATGCACGTAGCCTTGCTCCCCAATGACAAGCTCATCATCTTTGATCGCACTGACTTCGGCCTCTCTAATATCTCCCTCCCGGCCGGACGTTGCCGGGATGACCTCAATGAACAAGCTGTCAAACATGACTGCTCAGCTCATTCCATTGAATTTAACCCCAAGACTCACTCCGTCCGTCCACTCACCGTCCTCACCGACACTTGGTGCTCCTCCGGCGTAGTCTCCGCCGATGGCGTCCTCATCCAAACTGGCGGCTTCAACGACGGCGACCACTCCGTCCGGTACTTCTCCCCTTGTGACACTTGTGATTGGGAGGAGATAAAAAATGGTCTAATCTTAAAGCGATGGTATGCTAGCAATGCCTTGTTGCCGGACGGGAGGATCATTGTCGTCGGTGGCCGTGCTCGGTTTGATTATGAATTCATTCCCAAAGCTTCTGTTTATGACCTCCCATTTCTCCGGCAAACTAAAGACTCGTCGGAGAATAATCTTTATCCGTTTCTGCATCTCTTGCCGGATGGAAACTTGTTCGTCTTCGCCAACACAAAGTCTATAGTCTTAGactttaaaacaaacaaagttGTTAGAGAGTTTCCAGAGATACCCGGCAATGCGGCGAGGAACTACCCGAGCTCTGGCTCGTCGGTGCTCCTCCCTCTCTTGCTTAATAACAGTGAAGATATTAATGGTATCAAAGCTGAGATCATGATATGTGGTGGTGCTGAGCCAAGCTCCAACTCTAAGGCCATGAAAGGAGAGTTCTTGCCGGCCGATGACACGTGTGGAAGGTTAGTAGTGACAGAGAAGTCGCCGGAATGGGAAATGGAGAGAATGCCGATGAGTAGAGTGATGGGAGACATGGTCTTACTTCCGACCGGCGACATTCTGATCATCAATGGAGCAGGGAAAGGGACGGCAGGTTGGTGCATGGGGAGAGAGCCGGTGTTGCACCCGGTGCTCTACTCGCCggaaaacaaaatgtttaaagtTATGGATCCGACGACGATACCTCGGCTTTATCACTCGACGGCACATTTGCTCTCCGATGGAAGGGTGATGGTCGGAGGGAGTAATCCTAATATTAAGTATGAGTTTTCCGGTGTGCTTTTTCCGACAGAGCTTAGCTTGGAGGCTTACTCACCGCCTTATCTTTTCCGGGGAGGCCGGCCGAGGATAGTAATGGTGGAGCCTGGTTTGGAGCTTAGGCATGGGCAGAGGATTACATTGGGGTTTAAGGtggagagaggaggaggagataaGGAAGTGAAGGTGACAATGGTGGTGCCGGGGTTTACAACACATTCGTTTACAATGAATCAGAGGGTTTTGGTGTTGAAGGTGGTGGCGGTGAATAAGATTTCCGGTGAGAGTTATGCTGTTGATGCTTTTGTTCCGGCGGCGGCGGTGGTGGCGCCGCCGGGGTATTATTTGTTGCATGTTGTGCATGGTGGTGTGCCTAGCCGGGGAAAGTGGGTCAAGATCAAGTAA
- the LOC120255775 gene encoding aldehyde oxidase GLOX-like isoform X2 — protein MMLFPVFHEVLNIFFFYQIEKHSSRDPSYKVYELDDVFCGALPQNGGKFKVLRRNIGISAMHVALLPNDKLIIFDRTDFGLSNISLPAGRCRDDLNEQAVKHDCSAHSIEFNPKTHSVRPLTVLTDTWCSSGVVSADGVLIQTGGFNDGDHSVRYFSPCDTCDWEEIKNGLILKRWYASNALLPDGRIIVVGGRARFDYEFIPKASVYDLPFLRQTKDSSENNLYPFLHLLPDGNLFVFANTKSIVLDFKTNKVVREFPEIPGNAARNYPSSGSSVLLPLLLNNSEDINGIKAEIMICGGAEPSSNSKAMKGEFLPADDTCGRLVVTEKSPEWEMERMPMSRVMGDMVLLPTGDILIINGAGKGTAGWCMGREPVLHPVLYSPENKMFKVMDPTTIPRLYHSTAHLLSDGRVMVGGSNPNIKYEFSGVLFPTELSLEAYSPPYLFRGGRPRIVMVEPGLELRHGQRITLGFKVERGGGDKEVKVTMVVPGFTTHSFTMNQRVLVLKVVAVNKISGESYAVDAFVPAAAVVAPPGYYLLHVVHGGVPSRGKWVKIK, from the exons GTTTTTTGTGGAG CTCTCCCTCAAAATGGCGGGAAATTTAAGGTGCTCCGGCGAAACATTGGTATCTCAGCCATGCACGTAGCCTTGCTCCCCAATGACAAGCTCATCATCTTTGATCGCACTGACTTCGGCCTCTCTAATATCTCCCTCCCGGCCGGACGTTGCCGGGATGACCTCAATGAACAAGCTGTCAAACATGACTGCTCAGCTCATTCCATTGAATTTAACCCCAAGACTCACTCCGTCCGTCCACTCACCGTCCTCACCGACACTTGGTGCTCCTCCGGCGTAGTCTCCGCCGATGGCGTCCTCATCCAAACTGGCGGCTTCAACGACGGCGACCACTCCGTCCGGTACTTCTCCCCTTGTGACACTTGTGATTGGGAGGAGATAAAAAATGGTCTAATCTTAAAGCGATGGTATGCTAGCAATGCCTTGTTGCCGGACGGGAGGATCATTGTCGTCGGTGGCCGTGCTCGGTTTGATTATGAATTCATTCCCAAAGCTTCTGTTTATGACCTCCCATTTCTCCGGCAAACTAAAGACTCGTCGGAGAATAATCTTTATCCGTTTCTGCATCTCTTGCCGGATGGAAACTTGTTCGTCTTCGCCAACACAAAGTCTATAGTCTTAGactttaaaacaaacaaagttGTTAGAGAGTTTCCAGAGATACCCGGCAATGCGGCGAGGAACTACCCGAGCTCTGGCTCGTCGGTGCTCCTCCCTCTCTTGCTTAATAACAGTGAAGATATTAATGGTATCAAAGCTGAGATCATGATATGTGGTGGTGCTGAGCCAAGCTCCAACTCTAAGGCCATGAAAGGAGAGTTCTTGCCGGCCGATGACACGTGTGGAAGGTTAGTAGTGACAGAGAAGTCGCCGGAATGGGAAATGGAGAGAATGCCGATGAGTAGAGTGATGGGAGACATGGTCTTACTTCCGACCGGCGACATTCTGATCATCAATGGAGCAGGGAAAGGGACGGCAGGTTGGTGCATGGGGAGAGAGCCGGTGTTGCACCCGGTGCTCTACTCGCCggaaaacaaaatgtttaaagtTATGGATCCGACGACGATACCTCGGCTTTATCACTCGACGGCACATTTGCTCTCCGATGGAAGGGTGATGGTCGGAGGGAGTAATCCTAATATTAAGTATGAGTTTTCCGGTGTGCTTTTTCCGACAGAGCTTAGCTTGGAGGCTTACTCACCGCCTTATCTTTTCCGGGGAGGCCGGCCGAGGATAGTAATGGTGGAGCCTGGTTTGGAGCTTAGGCATGGGCAGAGGATTACATTGGGGTTTAAGGtggagagaggaggaggagataaGGAAGTGAAGGTGACAATGGTGGTGCCGGGGTTTACAACACATTCGTTTACAATGAATCAGAGGGTTTTGGTGTTGAAGGTGGTGGCGGTGAATAAGATTTCCGGTGAGAGTTATGCTGTTGATGCTTTTGTTCCGGCGGCGGCGGTGGTGGCGCCGCCGGGGTATTATTTGTTGCATGTTGTGCATGGTGGTGTGCCTAGCCGGGGAAAGTGGGTCAAGATCAAGTAA
- the LOC120255775 gene encoding aldehyde oxidase GLOX1-like isoform X4, whose translation MHVALLPNDKLIIFDRTDFGLSNISLPAGRCRDDLNEQAVKHDCSAHSIEFNPKTHSVRPLTVLTDTWCSSGVVSADGVLIQTGGFNDGDHSVRYFSPCDTCDWEEIKNGLILKRWYASNALLPDGRIIVVGGRARFDYEFIPKASVYDLPFLRQTKDSSENNLYPFLHLLPDGNLFVFANTKSIVLDFKTNKVVREFPEIPGNAARNYPSSGSSVLLPLLLNNSEDINGIKAEIMICGGAEPSSNSKAMKGEFLPADDTCGRLVVTEKSPEWEMERMPMSRVMGDMVLLPTGDILIINGAGKGTAGWCMGREPVLHPVLYSPENKMFKVMDPTTIPRLYHSTAHLLSDGRVMVGGSNPNIKYEFSGVLFPTELSLEAYSPPYLFRGGRPRIVMVEPGLELRHGQRITLGFKVERGGGDKEVKVTMVVPGFTTHSFTMNQRVLVLKVVAVNKISGESYAVDAFVPAAAVVAPPGYYLLHVVHGGVPSRGKWVKIK comes from the coding sequence ATGCACGTAGCCTTGCTCCCCAATGACAAGCTCATCATCTTTGATCGCACTGACTTCGGCCTCTCTAATATCTCCCTCCCGGCCGGACGTTGCCGGGATGACCTCAATGAACAAGCTGTCAAACATGACTGCTCAGCTCATTCCATTGAATTTAACCCCAAGACTCACTCCGTCCGTCCACTCACCGTCCTCACCGACACTTGGTGCTCCTCCGGCGTAGTCTCCGCCGATGGCGTCCTCATCCAAACTGGCGGCTTCAACGACGGCGACCACTCCGTCCGGTACTTCTCCCCTTGTGACACTTGTGATTGGGAGGAGATAAAAAATGGTCTAATCTTAAAGCGATGGTATGCTAGCAATGCCTTGTTGCCGGACGGGAGGATCATTGTCGTCGGTGGCCGTGCTCGGTTTGATTATGAATTCATTCCCAAAGCTTCTGTTTATGACCTCCCATTTCTCCGGCAAACTAAAGACTCGTCGGAGAATAATCTTTATCCGTTTCTGCATCTCTTGCCGGATGGAAACTTGTTCGTCTTCGCCAACACAAAGTCTATAGTCTTAGactttaaaacaaacaaagttGTTAGAGAGTTTCCAGAGATACCCGGCAATGCGGCGAGGAACTACCCGAGCTCTGGCTCGTCGGTGCTCCTCCCTCTCTTGCTTAATAACAGTGAAGATATTAATGGTATCAAAGCTGAGATCATGATATGTGGTGGTGCTGAGCCAAGCTCCAACTCTAAGGCCATGAAAGGAGAGTTCTTGCCGGCCGATGACACGTGTGGAAGGTTAGTAGTGACAGAGAAGTCGCCGGAATGGGAAATGGAGAGAATGCCGATGAGTAGAGTGATGGGAGACATGGTCTTACTTCCGACCGGCGACATTCTGATCATCAATGGAGCAGGGAAAGGGACGGCAGGTTGGTGCATGGGGAGAGAGCCGGTGTTGCACCCGGTGCTCTACTCGCCggaaaacaaaatgtttaaagtTATGGATCCGACGACGATACCTCGGCTTTATCACTCGACGGCACATTTGCTCTCCGATGGAAGGGTGATGGTCGGAGGGAGTAATCCTAATATTAAGTATGAGTTTTCCGGTGTGCTTTTTCCGACAGAGCTTAGCTTGGAGGCTTACTCACCGCCTTATCTTTTCCGGGGAGGCCGGCCGAGGATAGTAATGGTGGAGCCTGGTTTGGAGCTTAGGCATGGGCAGAGGATTACATTGGGGTTTAAGGtggagagaggaggaggagataaGGAAGTGAAGGTGACAATGGTGGTGCCGGGGTTTACAACACATTCGTTTACAATGAATCAGAGGGTTTTGGTGTTGAAGGTGGTGGCGGTGAATAAGATTTCCGGTGAGAGTTATGCTGTTGATGCTTTTGTTCCGGCGGCGGCGGTGGTGGCGCCGCCGGGGTATTATTTGTTGCATGTTGTGCATGGTGGTGTGCCTAGCCGGGGAAAGTGGGTCAAGATCAAGTAA
- the LOC120255775 gene encoding aldehyde oxidase GLOX-like isoform X1 — protein MVRYQCSWIPMYRSQGMGWIFNMCNFLRERQASNISTSKQVAALPQNGGKFKVLRRNIGISAMHVALLPNDKLIIFDRTDFGLSNISLPAGRCRDDLNEQAVKHDCSAHSIEFNPKTHSVRPLTVLTDTWCSSGVVSADGVLIQTGGFNDGDHSVRYFSPCDTCDWEEIKNGLILKRWYASNALLPDGRIIVVGGRARFDYEFIPKASVYDLPFLRQTKDSSENNLYPFLHLLPDGNLFVFANTKSIVLDFKTNKVVREFPEIPGNAARNYPSSGSSVLLPLLLNNSEDINGIKAEIMICGGAEPSSNSKAMKGEFLPADDTCGRLVVTEKSPEWEMERMPMSRVMGDMVLLPTGDILIINGAGKGTAGWCMGREPVLHPVLYSPENKMFKVMDPTTIPRLYHSTAHLLSDGRVMVGGSNPNIKYEFSGVLFPTELSLEAYSPPYLFRGGRPRIVMVEPGLELRHGQRITLGFKVERGGGDKEVKVTMVVPGFTTHSFTMNQRVLVLKVVAVNKISGESYAVDAFVPAAAVVAPPGYYLLHVVHGGVPSRGKWVKIK, from the coding sequence CTCTCCCTCAAAATGGCGGGAAATTTAAGGTGCTCCGGCGAAACATTGGTATCTCAGCCATGCACGTAGCCTTGCTCCCCAATGACAAGCTCATCATCTTTGATCGCACTGACTTCGGCCTCTCTAATATCTCCCTCCCGGCCGGACGTTGCCGGGATGACCTCAATGAACAAGCTGTCAAACATGACTGCTCAGCTCATTCCATTGAATTTAACCCCAAGACTCACTCCGTCCGTCCACTCACCGTCCTCACCGACACTTGGTGCTCCTCCGGCGTAGTCTCCGCCGATGGCGTCCTCATCCAAACTGGCGGCTTCAACGACGGCGACCACTCCGTCCGGTACTTCTCCCCTTGTGACACTTGTGATTGGGAGGAGATAAAAAATGGTCTAATCTTAAAGCGATGGTATGCTAGCAATGCCTTGTTGCCGGACGGGAGGATCATTGTCGTCGGTGGCCGTGCTCGGTTTGATTATGAATTCATTCCCAAAGCTTCTGTTTATGACCTCCCATTTCTCCGGCAAACTAAAGACTCGTCGGAGAATAATCTTTATCCGTTTCTGCATCTCTTGCCGGATGGAAACTTGTTCGTCTTCGCCAACACAAAGTCTATAGTCTTAGactttaaaacaaacaaagttGTTAGAGAGTTTCCAGAGATACCCGGCAATGCGGCGAGGAACTACCCGAGCTCTGGCTCGTCGGTGCTCCTCCCTCTCTTGCTTAATAACAGTGAAGATATTAATGGTATCAAAGCTGAGATCATGATATGTGGTGGTGCTGAGCCAAGCTCCAACTCTAAGGCCATGAAAGGAGAGTTCTTGCCGGCCGATGACACGTGTGGAAGGTTAGTAGTGACAGAGAAGTCGCCGGAATGGGAAATGGAGAGAATGCCGATGAGTAGAGTGATGGGAGACATGGTCTTACTTCCGACCGGCGACATTCTGATCATCAATGGAGCAGGGAAAGGGACGGCAGGTTGGTGCATGGGGAGAGAGCCGGTGTTGCACCCGGTGCTCTACTCGCCggaaaacaaaatgtttaaagtTATGGATCCGACGACGATACCTCGGCTTTATCACTCGACGGCACATTTGCTCTCCGATGGAAGGGTGATGGTCGGAGGGAGTAATCCTAATATTAAGTATGAGTTTTCCGGTGTGCTTTTTCCGACAGAGCTTAGCTTGGAGGCTTACTCACCGCCTTATCTTTTCCGGGGAGGCCGGCCGAGGATAGTAATGGTGGAGCCTGGTTTGGAGCTTAGGCATGGGCAGAGGATTACATTGGGGTTTAAGGtggagagaggaggaggagataaGGAAGTGAAGGTGACAATGGTGGTGCCGGGGTTTACAACACATTCGTTTACAATGAATCAGAGGGTTTTGGTGTTGAAGGTGGTGGCGGTGAATAAGATTTCCGGTGAGAGTTATGCTGTTGATGCTTTTGTTCCGGCGGCGGCGGTGGTGGCGCCGCCGGGGTATTATTTGTTGCATGTTGTGCATGGTGGTGTGCCTAGCCGGGGAAAGTGGGTCAAGATCAAGTAA